In Mycobacterium sp. JS623, one genomic interval encodes:
- a CDS encoding MarR family winged helix-turn-helix transcriptional regulator produces MATMSVDRQLCFALYSASRAMTAAYRPILTELNLTYPQYLVLLVLWEEERVTVGRLGERLQLDSGTLSPLLKRLEANGFVRRERSLDDERLVDVTLTPAGRRLERKAQCIPEQLFSSTGMTEHEAADLRDAVRHLADALNASLRKESA; encoded by the coding sequence ATGGCCACGATGAGCGTTGACCGCCAGCTCTGCTTCGCCCTGTATTCGGCGTCGCGGGCGATGACGGCCGCGTACCGGCCGATCCTGACCGAGCTGAATCTCACGTATCCGCAATATCTCGTGCTGCTGGTGCTGTGGGAAGAGGAACGCGTCACCGTCGGACGGCTCGGTGAGCGGCTGCAGCTCGATTCGGGAACGCTGTCGCCACTGCTGAAGCGGTTGGAGGCCAACGGGTTTGTCCGCCGCGAGCGCTCGCTGGACGATGAGCGCCTCGTCGACGTGACGCTCACCCCGGCCGGCCGTCGCCTCGAGCGCAAGGCCCAGTGCATCCCGGAGCAGCTGTTCAGCTCGACCGGAATGACCGAACACGAAGCAGCGGATCTGCGCGATGCGGTCCGTCACCTCGCCGATGCACTCAACGCATCACTACGAAAGGAATCCGCATGA
- a CDS encoding DNA polymerase Y family protein: MDWPAVAALAAADLPPTAPVAVTLANRVIACSASARAAGVRRGLRRRESQARCPELHVVTADPARDARHFEVVTAAVDDLVPRAEVLRPGLLVLSVRGAARYFGSEEAAAELLVDAVAAAGAECQVGIADQLATAVFAARAGRIIEPGKDALFLSALSIRQLATEPSLAAPGREDLADLLWRMGIRNIGQFAALTRSDVASRFGADAIAAHRFARGEPTRGPSGREPPAELDAVMNCDPPIDRVDAAAFAGRSLASTLHRSLEATGVGCTRLAIHAVTANGQELERVWRCAEPLTEDATADRVRWQLDGWLNKRNPNDRPTAPVTLIRLRPVEVVSAGALQLPLWGGIGEEDRLRARRALVRVQGLLGPEAVQVPVLSGGRGPAERITFTPLGDELVPRANPDQPWPGQLPEPSPTVLLDDPVELLDADGNPVRVTGRGLFSADPSRLASPGRESKLSWWAGPWPVDERWWDPEQAKAGRTARAQVLVNGGERPQALLLCYRQRRWYVEGIYE, encoded by the coding sequence ATGGACTGGCCGGCGGTCGCCGCGTTGGCTGCTGCCGACCTTCCTCCCACAGCGCCGGTCGCGGTCACCCTGGCCAACCGGGTGATCGCGTGTTCGGCGTCGGCGCGTGCGGCCGGGGTGCGACGAGGCTTGCGCCGCAGGGAATCTCAAGCGCGGTGTCCGGAACTGCACGTCGTCACGGCCGATCCCGCTCGCGATGCCCGCCATTTCGAAGTAGTGACGGCTGCGGTCGACGACCTGGTGCCGCGGGCCGAGGTGCTGCGGCCCGGTCTGCTGGTGTTGTCCGTGCGCGGTGCAGCCCGCTACTTCGGATCGGAAGAGGCAGCCGCTGAGCTATTGGTCGACGCGGTGGCCGCGGCCGGGGCCGAATGTCAGGTCGGCATCGCCGACCAGTTGGCCACCGCCGTCTTTGCCGCAAGGGCGGGCAGGATCATCGAGCCCGGCAAGGACGCCCTGTTTCTGTCCGCGCTGTCGATCCGGCAACTGGCCACCGAGCCGAGCCTGGCCGCGCCTGGCCGCGAGGACCTGGCAGACCTGTTGTGGCGCATGGGAATCCGCAATATCGGTCAGTTCGCCGCGCTAACCCGCAGCGATGTGGCGTCCCGGTTCGGTGCTGACGCCATTGCCGCGCACCGGTTCGCCCGTGGCGAGCCCACCCGCGGGCCGTCGGGCCGGGAACCACCGGCAGAACTCGACGCGGTGATGAACTGTGATCCGCCGATCGACCGTGTCGATGCCGCCGCATTTGCAGGCCGGTCACTGGCAAGCACGCTGCATCGTAGCCTCGAGGCCACCGGGGTCGGATGCACTCGGCTGGCAATCCACGCCGTCACCGCCAATGGTCAAGAGCTGGAACGTGTTTGGCGGTGTGCCGAGCCGCTGACCGAGGACGCCACCGCCGACCGGGTGCGCTGGCAGCTGGACGGCTGGCTGAACAAGCGCAATCCGAACGACCGGCCGACCGCGCCGGTGACGCTGATCCGGCTACGGCCGGTGGAGGTGGTGTCGGCCGGGGCGTTGCAGCTGCCGTTGTGGGGTGGCATTGGTGAGGAGGATCGGCTGCGCGCCCGTCGTGCGTTGGTGCGGGTGCAGGGTCTGCTCGGGCCCGAGGCGGTGCAGGTGCCGGTGCTCAGCGGCGGCCGGGGGCCCGCCGAACGCATCACGTTCACCCCGCTGGGCGATGAGCTGGTGCCGCGGGCCAACCCGGACCAGCCGTGGCCCGGTCAGCTTCCGGAGCCGTCGCCGACGGTGCTGCTCGACGATCCGGTCGAATTGCTCGACGCCGACGGTAATCCGGTGCGGGTAACCGGTCGCGGGTTGTTCTCCGCCGATCCGTCGCGGCTGGCCTCACCCGGGAGGGAGAGCAAGCTGTCCTGGTGGGCGGGGCCATGGCCGGTCGACGAGCGATGGTGGGATCCCGAGCAAGCCAAGGCCGGCCGGACCGCACGGGCGCAGGTGCTGGTCAACGGTGGCGAGCGGCCGCAAGCCCTGCTGCTGTGCTATCGGCAGCGGCGGTGGTACGTCGAGGGGATCTACGAATAG
- a CDS encoding organic hydroperoxide resistance protein, which translates to MKTLYTAEALATGEGRDGHGRTSDGKLDLDLAIPKEMGGSGNGTNPEQLFAVGYAACFHSALRLVGRQENADVSDSAVGARVSLGQLDTGGFGLAVELEVTLPNLDHDAAQQLTEKAHQVCPYSNATRGNIDVKLVVTDD; encoded by the coding sequence ATGAAGACCCTCTACACCGCCGAAGCGCTGGCCACCGGCGAAGGTCGCGACGGCCACGGCCGCACCTCGGATGGCAAGCTCGATCTCGACCTTGCCATTCCGAAGGAGATGGGCGGCAGCGGCAACGGCACCAACCCCGAGCAGCTGTTTGCCGTCGGTTACGCCGCATGCTTCCACTCCGCGCTGCGGTTGGTCGGCCGCCAGGAGAATGCCGATGTCTCCGATTCGGCTGTAGGGGCACGGGTTTCGCTCGGCCAGCTCGACACCGGCGGCTTCGGTCTCGCAGTCGAGCTCGAGGTCACCCTGCCCAACCTTGACCACGATGCCGCGCAGCAGCTGACCGAGAAGGCGCATCAGGTGTGCCCGTATTCGAACGCCACCCGCGGCAACATCGACGTCAAACTGGTCGTCACCGACGACTGA
- a CDS encoding sulfotransferase family protein, whose protein sequence is MVEPAPTEGGLRVIGAGFGRTGTLSIKAALEELGFGPCYHMTEAFAHPVHAERWAAASRGEPVDWRELLAGFRATIDWPACSYYKELMAAFPDAKVLLTVREAEGWYDSVRATIYRMRKLTTFPPVRQFLRVFLPNTQKVLVNVHETFWDNTFKGRFLDRQYAIGVYNAHIEAVKDHVPPERLLVFNARDGWQPLCAFLGVPVPEGKPFPSGHGRVNYFVLALQIAARRR, encoded by the coding sequence TTGGTCGAACCTGCGCCGACCGAAGGGGGTCTCAGAGTAATCGGCGCCGGGTTTGGCCGGACGGGGACCCTCTCGATAAAGGCGGCGCTGGAGGAGCTGGGCTTCGGCCCCTGCTACCACATGACGGAGGCGTTCGCGCATCCGGTTCACGCCGAACGCTGGGCCGCCGCGTCGCGCGGCGAACCGGTCGACTGGCGAGAGCTGCTTGCCGGCTTCAGGGCAACGATCGATTGGCCGGCCTGCAGCTACTACAAGGAGTTAATGGCGGCGTTTCCGGACGCGAAGGTGCTTCTGACCGTCCGCGAGGCGGAGGGCTGGTACGACAGCGTCCGGGCGACGATCTACCGGATGCGCAAGCTGACCACATTCCCGCCAGTGCGCCAGTTCCTGCGCGTCTTTCTACCCAACACGCAGAAGGTACTGGTGAACGTCCACGAGACGTTCTGGGACAACACCTTCAAAGGCCGATTTCTGGACCGGCAGTACGCCATCGGCGTCTACAACGCCCACATCGAGGCAGTTAAGGATCACGTACCGCCGGAGCGACTGCTCGTCTTCAACGCACGCGACGGTTGGCAACCACTCTGCGCCTTCCTCGGCGTGCCGGTGCCGGAGGGCAAGCCGTTTCCGTCCGGGCATGGTCGCGTCAACTACTTCGTTTTGGCGCTGCAGATCGCCGCCCGGCGCCGCTAG
- a CDS encoding ABC transporter permease: protein MIVDRIRAFNLRELREHPARTAMSLAVVAISATLIVAVFGIAGSITGSADRLVTSIGGNASLEVSGVTDTGFPETIRAQVAGVPGVDAAVPMLRAAVGRPSERVVLLGVDASITTMLSDLQRAVGAEIIPLVAQPNRVAVGSAGGHAVGDTIPLGNGEVIVAAVITGAEADRLNGGNFVVGPLPLIQRLTGRVGMIDSVLVVTAPGADLGRVRAGVTAAVDGQAVVAEPSFRSAQSGGAVAILQSLMLSAAAGALVVAAFLIYNAMSMAITQRRPAISMLRAIGAKKQLIVRDLLVETGLLGLVGGILGSALGVLIGRRAIGRLPAALLQGFESRTEYILPGYAIPVGVAACVVVSVAAAAVAARQVYKVEPVEALAPVGASAADAVALPARVVAGVAGVGLIATAVAVASRDLGKISVVAIGLIAFGQILVCFAFAGPIVAAAAACARALGAPGALAAATIERAPRRVWATLMTVMIAVSLTVQSTGSNANAIDSTNATFSPLGDVGFFVSSAGPGVFPTAPTLPKDTETAVASIPGVAGVVPGQAAFATVAGMRVLMQGISQGSVAPPARAMNAQVREQVLAGDGVVVSRDIARALGIAAGDELTLFTPTGEHRVRVLQVVSFFSLLSGVVSMSLTQLRQWFDRPGSTTLAVILEPGADRTEVEAAIRAKLPADVYVYSGEAAANAVGESMAQGTALIIVMAWIVVFVASVALLNTLMLSVLERRRELGVMRAMGSSRRFALRTVLAEAAGLGVVGAAIGAVFGTVNQYVSASALTNVLSIDVVFVPMLQTLVFACAAFALTLLGSIPPAVRAARLNIVDALVVD, encoded by the coding sequence ATGATTGTGGACCGCATACGAGCGTTCAATCTGCGCGAATTGCGTGAGCATCCCGCCAGGACCGCGATGTCGCTTGCAGTGGTTGCCATCTCGGCGACGTTGATCGTTGCGGTCTTCGGCATCGCCGGGTCGATCACGGGATCCGCCGATCGTCTCGTCACCAGTATCGGGGGCAACGCGAGCCTGGAGGTTTCCGGCGTCACCGACACCGGCTTCCCCGAAACGATACGGGCTCAGGTAGCCGGGGTGCCCGGTGTGGACGCGGCGGTGCCAATGCTGCGGGCAGCTGTCGGAAGGCCGTCCGAGCGCGTGGTGCTGCTCGGAGTGGACGCCAGCATCACGACGATGTTGAGCGACCTGCAGCGCGCGGTAGGAGCCGAGATCATCCCATTGGTCGCGCAGCCCAACAGGGTCGCTGTCGGATCCGCAGGCGGTCACGCCGTGGGCGACACTATCCCTCTTGGCAACGGGGAAGTCATTGTCGCGGCGGTCATCACCGGCGCCGAGGCCGACCGCCTCAACGGAGGCAACTTCGTAGTCGGACCACTGCCATTGATACAGCGGCTTACAGGTCGCGTCGGCATGATCGATTCGGTGCTGGTCGTCACCGCACCTGGTGCGGACCTCGGCCGAGTCCGCGCCGGGGTCACAGCCGCCGTCGACGGACAAGCCGTCGTCGCCGAACCGTCCTTCCGGTCCGCGCAATCCGGTGGCGCCGTGGCGATCTTGCAAAGCCTGATGTTGTCGGCGGCGGCCGGGGCACTGGTGGTCGCCGCGTTCCTCATCTACAACGCGATGAGCATGGCGATCACGCAGCGGCGCCCGGCGATCTCGATGCTGCGCGCCATCGGAGCCAAGAAACAGCTGATCGTGCGTGATCTGTTGGTGGAGACGGGTTTACTGGGGCTGGTCGGCGGGATCCTGGGTTCGGCGTTGGGGGTTCTGATCGGCAGGAGAGCGATCGGCCGGCTTCCCGCAGCCCTGCTTCAGGGGTTCGAATCGCGAACCGAATACATCTTGCCGGGATACGCAATTCCCGTCGGCGTGGCGGCGTGCGTCGTCGTGAGCGTTGCGGCGGCGGCGGTGGCGGCCCGCCAGGTTTACAAGGTGGAGCCGGTTGAAGCCCTGGCACCCGTTGGCGCGTCCGCCGCCGACGCCGTCGCGCTTCCGGCGCGGGTGGTGGCGGGTGTCGCCGGTGTCGGTCTGATCGCAACAGCGGTCGCGGTCGCATCCCGCGATCTGGGGAAGATCTCGGTGGTGGCGATCGGGCTCATCGCATTCGGCCAGATCCTGGTGTGTTTCGCCTTCGCGGGCCCGATCGTTGCCGCCGCCGCGGCGTGCGCGAGAGCGCTCGGCGCGCCGGGCGCGCTGGCGGCGGCGACCATCGAACGTGCGCCGCGCCGGGTGTGGGCAACGTTGATGACGGTGATGATCGCCGTGTCGCTCACCGTTCAAAGCACCGGCTCCAACGCCAACGCGATCGATTCGACGAACGCGACCTTCTCCCCGCTCGGCGACGTCGGATTCTTCGTCAGCTCGGCCGGTCCCGGCGTTTTCCCGACAGCGCCCACCCTGCCGAAGGACACCGAAACCGCGGTCGCGTCGATCCCGGGCGTGGCCGGCGTCGTCCCAGGGCAGGCGGCATTCGCAACCGTGGCGGGCATGCGCGTGCTAATGCAGGGAATCTCGCAGGGATCCGTGGCCCCGCCGGCGCGCGCAATGAACGCGCAAGTGCGAGAACAGGTTCTGGCCGGTGACGGCGTTGTGGTCTCCCGCGACATCGCCCGCGCCCTTGGCATTGCGGCAGGTGACGAGTTGACCCTGTTCACTCCGACCGGCGAGCACCGCGTACGCGTCCTGCAGGTGGTGTCGTTCTTTTCGCTTCTTTCCGGTGTCGTCTCGATGAGCCTGACACAGCTGCGTCAATGGTTTGACCGGCCAGGGTCGACGACCCTTGCCGTGATTCTCGAGCCTGGCGCCGATAGAACCGAGGTCGAGGCGGCGATCCGCGCCAAACTACCCGCCGACGTATACGTGTACTCGGGCGAGGCGGCGGCGAACGCCGTCGGTGAATCGATGGCTCAGGGCACCGCACTCATCATCGTGATGGCGTGGATAGTGGTCTTCGTCGCGAGCGTCGCACTGCTCAACACCCTGATGTTGTCGGTACTGGAGCGACGGCGCGAGTTGGGAGTGATGCGTGCAATGGGCTCATCGCGGCGTTTCGCCTTGCGCACTGTACTCGCCGAGGCTGCGGGCCTCGGCGTAGTGGGAGCCGCGATCGGAGCGGTGTTCGGCACCGTGAACCAATACGTCAGTGCGTCGGCACTGACCAACGTGCTCAGCATCGACGTGGTATTCGTACCGATGCTTCAAACACTCGTATTTGCCTGCGCTGCATTCGCTTTGACGCTCCTTGGGTCTATCCCGCCAGCTGTTCGCGCGGCGCGGCTCAACATCGTCGACGCGTTGGTGGTCGACTAG
- a CDS encoding alpha/beta hydrolase produces MLNDERGSLRSRGAAAVSILTLRQIAAVIPSEPAWGVWLSRQIIARVMDTFGPPLAGTHVTPVDTRTSDGRRVVGEWVYGDGVPHGHADAAIYFVHGSGYVLCSPRTHRRLTSWLSRLTGLPVFSIDYRLAPKYRFPTAADDVRSGWDWLIGDYGLAPERTIVAGDSAGGHLSVDLLLQPDVAHPAGAVLLSPALDLTFTLARTRERLRSDPAVRSRDAIRLVELYCAGIDSSHPRLKLDVAAGRTLPPTLIQAGGAEMLAADAITLADHIRTAGGRAELQVWPDQVHVFQALPRLSPEARPAMRHIAGFIAHALRDTRNDRAAG; encoded by the coding sequence ATGCTCAATGACGAGCGGGGATCGCTACGTTCCCGCGGCGCCGCCGCAGTCAGCATCCTGACCCTCCGGCAGATCGCCGCCGTGATTCCCTCCGAGCCGGCGTGGGGAGTCTGGCTGTCACGCCAGATCATCGCCCGCGTAATGGATACGTTCGGGCCGCCGCTTGCCGGCACCCACGTCACCCCTGTCGACACCAGGACGTCCGACGGCCGTCGCGTCGTCGGCGAATGGGTCTACGGCGACGGAGTGCCGCACGGTCATGCCGATGCCGCAATCTATTTCGTACACGGCAGCGGCTATGTCCTGTGCTCGCCGAGGACCCATCGCCGGCTGACCTCGTGGCTGTCCCGCCTGACCGGACTCCCGGTGTTCAGCATCGACTACCGCTTGGCCCCCAAGTACCGATTCCCCACTGCCGCAGACGATGTCCGATCCGGGTGGGACTGGCTCATCGGGGACTACGGGCTGGCACCCGAACGCACCATCGTCGCTGGCGACTCCGCAGGCGGGCATCTGTCCGTCGACCTGCTCCTGCAACCCGACGTCGCCCATCCGGCAGGCGCGGTATTGCTCTCCCCCGCGCTTGACCTGACGTTCACGCTGGCCCGCACCCGCGAGCGGCTGCGCAGCGATCCAGCCGTCCGTTCTCGCGACGCCATCCGTCTTGTCGAGTTGTATTGCGCGGGAATCGATTCCAGCCATCCGCGGCTGAAGCTCGACGTCGCGGCCGGGCGCACCCTGCCGCCCACGCTGATCCAGGCCGGCGGCGCCGAGATGCTGGCCGCTGACGCGATCACCCTTGCCGACCACATCCGTACCGCAGGCGGACGTGCTGAACTGCAGGTCTGGCCCGACCAGGTACACGTCTTCCAGGCGCTGCCGCGCCTCAGCCCCGAGGCCCGGCCCGCCATGCGCCACATCGCGGGATTCATCGCACATGCGCTGCGCGACACGCGAAACGACAGGGCTGCGGGGTGA
- a CDS encoding type III polyketide synthase: MYLTDVIDAPAPARTTAGSVRQRATLLGISSAHPPFAFTQEQSWEYFFRHMSPPVRRGKQIVDATGVKKRYMMWNPVRLPEVYRMQTGDRMAAHAEAVIEVASRSIGGALGDFDRRRIGSFVMGCSTGYVNPGPDLLLAKELGLRTDLRRTFIGHMGCYAAANVIKVAMDSVAVRPDEVVLCNNTELSSAHLRFSPMPQEDPTVALIAQALFGDASVSMLIGSAPDGVGIQFLHTHTEQLYGTHTMMSLNIGNDSFWMTLAPGVPKVLRENIGGFMEKLLKPLKISTSDVSHWVIHPGGPAIVRMLGKQLGLMPEQLRASWDVLANSGNCASATVLLVLEDILRVDKPRRGEYGVMLTFGPGLTIEGLVLRF; the protein is encoded by the coding sequence ATGTATCTGACAGACGTCATCGACGCGCCCGCACCGGCGCGGACGACGGCTGGCTCGGTGCGCCAGCGGGCAACCCTGCTGGGCATCTCATCGGCGCATCCGCCGTTCGCATTCACCCAGGAGCAAAGCTGGGAGTACTTCTTCCGGCACATGTCTCCGCCCGTTCGGCGCGGAAAGCAGATCGTCGACGCGACGGGGGTGAAGAAGCGGTACATGATGTGGAACCCCGTCAGGTTGCCGGAGGTCTATCGCATGCAGACCGGTGATCGGATGGCCGCACACGCCGAGGCGGTCATCGAGGTGGCCTCCCGTTCCATCGGCGGCGCACTCGGGGACTTCGACAGGCGCCGGATCGGAAGCTTCGTCATGGGGTGCTCGACCGGCTACGTCAACCCCGGACCCGACCTCCTTCTTGCGAAAGAGCTCGGCCTGCGGACGGACCTGCGGCGCACGTTCATCGGCCATATGGGGTGCTACGCGGCAGCCAACGTCATCAAAGTCGCGATGGACAGCGTGGCAGTGCGACCCGACGAGGTGGTGCTCTGCAACAACACCGAACTGAGCTCAGCCCATCTGCGCTTTAGCCCGATGCCCCAAGAAGATCCGACGGTAGCGCTGATCGCACAGGCACTGTTCGGCGATGCCAGTGTGTCGATGCTGATCGGTTCGGCGCCCGACGGCGTCGGAATTCAGTTTCTGCACACGCACACCGAGCAGTTGTATGGCACCCACACGATGATGAGTCTGAACATCGGAAACGATTCGTTCTGGATGACGCTGGCCCCCGGGGTGCCAAAGGTGCTGCGGGAGAACATCGGTGGCTTTATGGAGAAGCTGCTGAAGCCGCTGAAGATCTCGACGAGCGACGTCAGTCACTGGGTGATTCATCCTGGTGGCCCGGCAATTGTGCGGATGCTCGGAAAGCAGTTGGGATTGATGCCGGAACAACTCCGGGCAAGCTGGGACGTCCTCGCCAACTCCGGCAACTGCGCATCGGCCACCGTTTTGCTTGTCCTGGAAGACATTCTGCGAGTCGACAAGCCCCGCCGAGGAGAGTACGGGGTCATGCTGACATTCGGACCTGGCCTCACCATCGAAGGCTTGGTGCTTAGGTTCTGA
- a CDS encoding ABC transporter ATP-binding protein, translated as MLKMTDVTKTYRVGGQTVRALDGITLTLAGGDFVAIVGPSGSGKSTLLHLLGALDRPDSGSIQFQGKEIAALDDERQSEFRRHSVGFVFQFFNLLPTMTAWENVAVPKLLDGSRMKNVKGRALELLAMVGLADRAEHRPSELSGGQMQRVAVARALMMDPPLILADEPTGNLDTKTGSAILALLTDIAHQDGRSVVMVTHNFEASSATDRVITLTDGSIGSDVTGPAEPL; from the coding sequence ATGTTGAAGATGACGGACGTCACCAAGACGTACCGCGTCGGTGGTCAGACCGTGCGCGCGCTCGACGGCATCACCTTGACGTTGGCGGGTGGCGACTTTGTGGCCATCGTCGGTCCGTCAGGCTCGGGCAAGAGCACTCTGCTGCACCTACTGGGCGCGCTGGATAGGCCGGACTCGGGATCAATCCAGTTCCAGGGCAAGGAAATCGCAGCGCTAGACGACGAACGACAGTCCGAATTCCGAAGGCATAGCGTCGGATTCGTCTTCCAATTCTTCAACCTCCTGCCGACGATGACGGCATGGGAGAACGTGGCGGTGCCGAAGCTGCTCGACGGTTCACGGATGAAGAACGTCAAGGGGCGTGCGTTGGAACTGCTCGCTATGGTGGGCCTCGCCGATCGCGCTGAGCACCGACCATCGGAGTTGTCCGGCGGACAGATGCAGCGGGTCGCCGTCGCCAGGGCCCTGATGATGGACCCGCCGTTGATTCTCGCCGACGAACCAACGGGCAATCTCGACACGAAAACCGGCTCCGCGATTCTCGCGTTGCTCACCGACATCGCCCATCAGGATGGCCGTTCCGTTGTGATGGTCACGCACAATTTCGAGGCCTCATCGGCAACAGATCGGGTGATCACGTTGACCGATGGCAGCATCGGCTCGGATGTGACGGGTCCTGCGGAACCCCTATGA
- a CDS encoding SDR family NAD(P)-dependent oxidoreductase → MGLFGSSKKRSYDAAAVITGAGSGIGAAFAMELAHRGGRIVCSDIDEKAARTTAEAIIAHGGKALAINCDVTRIDDMHRLANDAHDWFGGPPTLVINNAGVGAGGTTIGETSLDDWNWVLSINLWGPINGCHVFTPILRKAGYGGIINVASAAAFGAAPGMAAYNVSKAGVLSLSETLAAELSGTGVNVTALCPTFVKTNIVESGRITAQSTQLADRLMRWVGFSPERVARMCLDTNDRGGLYCMPQPDARIGWGIKRFTPTVYTRAAGLANRVTT, encoded by the coding sequence ATGGGACTGTTCGGATCGTCGAAGAAGCGCAGCTACGACGCCGCTGCCGTCATCACCGGAGCGGGCAGCGGCATCGGCGCCGCATTCGCGATGGAACTTGCGCACCGCGGCGGCAGGATCGTGTGCAGCGACATCGATGAAAAGGCCGCCCGCACAACGGCCGAAGCGATCATCGCCCACGGAGGAAAAGCGCTGGCCATCAACTGCGATGTCACCCGGATCGACGACATGCACAGACTGGCCAACGATGCGCACGACTGGTTCGGCGGGCCGCCGACGCTCGTCATCAACAACGCGGGCGTCGGCGCGGGCGGCACGACGATCGGTGAAACCAGCCTCGACGACTGGAACTGGGTACTGAGCATCAACCTGTGGGGCCCGATCAACGGCTGCCACGTATTCACACCGATCCTGCGGAAAGCGGGCTATGGCGGCATCATCAACGTGGCGTCCGCGGCGGCGTTCGGCGCCGCACCCGGTATGGCCGCCTACAACGTCAGCAAGGCCGGCGTGCTGTCATTGTCCGAGACGTTGGCCGCCGAACTGTCCGGCACGGGCGTGAACGTCACCGCCCTCTGCCCGACGTTCGTCAAGACGAACATCGTCGAATCCGGCCGCATCACAGCGCAATCCACCCAACTCGCCGACCGGCTGATGCGCTGGGTGGGCTTCTCTCCCGAGCGCGTCGCGAGGATGTGCCTGGACACCAATGACCGCGGCGGCCTGTACTGCATGCCACAACCCGATGCCCGGATCGGCTGGGGCATCAAGCGTTTCACCCCGACGGTGTACACCCGCGCCGCCGGCCTCGCCAACCGTGTCACGACGTAG
- a CDS encoding nucleoside hydrolase yields MPVFVDVDTGVDDAMALVYLFASDDAEVVGIASTAGNVPVQQVCKNNLALLDLCQIAGVPVSKGSEQPISAPLRTAEDTHGPEGMGYARLPSTDRQLTAHDAAEAWVRAARAYPGELVAIATGPLTNLALALRIEPALPKLLRRLVIMGGAFDYRGNTTPVAEWNISVDPEAAAEVFAVWGLQLPNHLPIVLGLNLTENIAMTPALLSRLATTAESSSIPMSVLDDRGTRSVASNPLIAVLEDAMRFYFEFHFDQGEGYLAHLHDPLAAAVALDPDLVQCRAAAIDVELTGTLTRGMTIADWSDHWGREPNALIGIGVDPAAFFDRFIARVGAFAQRLG; encoded by the coding sequence CTGCCCGTCTTCGTCGACGTCGACACCGGCGTCGATGACGCGATGGCGCTGGTGTATCTGTTCGCCAGCGACGACGCTGAGGTCGTCGGCATCGCTTCGACTGCGGGAAACGTTCCGGTGCAACAGGTTTGCAAGAACAACCTGGCACTGCTTGATCTGTGTCAGATCGCCGGCGTACCGGTGTCGAAGGGATCCGAGCAGCCGATCAGCGCACCGCTGCGCACTGCTGAGGACACCCACGGCCCGGAGGGCATGGGCTACGCGAGGCTGCCTTCGACCGATCGGCAACTCACTGCGCACGATGCAGCGGAAGCGTGGGTACGGGCGGCGCGCGCCTACCCCGGCGAGTTGGTGGCCATCGCGACGGGCCCGCTGACCAACCTGGCGCTGGCTTTGCGCATCGAACCGGCGCTGCCCAAACTGTTGCGGCGGTTGGTGATCATGGGCGGCGCATTCGATTACCGCGGCAATACCACTCCGGTGGCCGAATGGAATATCAGCGTCGACCCGGAGGCCGCCGCGGAAGTGTTCGCGGTGTGGGGACTTCAGCTGCCCAACCACCTCCCGATCGTGCTGGGCCTGAACCTGACCGAGAACATCGCCATGACTCCGGCGCTGTTGTCCAGGTTGGCGACAACGGCAGAGTCGTCGTCGATTCCGATGAGCGTGCTCGATGATCGCGGCACCAGGTCGGTGGCGTCCAACCCACTGATCGCGGTGTTAGAGGACGCGATGCGGTTCTACTTCGAGTTCCACTTCGATCAGGGTGAGGGCTATCTGGCACACCTGCACGATCCGCTGGCTGCGGCGGTAGCCCTCGACCCGGATCTGGTGCAGTGTCGGGCAGCCGCCATCGATGTCGAATTGACGGGAACGCTGACCCGCGGCATGACGATCGCCGACTGGAGCGATCATTGGGGACGAGAACCCAACGCGCTCATCGGCATTGGTGTGGACCCGGCGGCATTCTTCGACCGGTTCATCGCTCGGGTCGGAGCCTTCGCACAACGACTGGGCTGA